One Ranitomeya imitator isolate aRanImi1 chromosome 4, aRanImi1.pri, whole genome shotgun sequence genomic window, cttcccgacctttgacgccacgtaggcgtcatgaaagtcggtgccaatccgacccatgacgcctatgcggcgtcatggaaagatcgcgtccctgcagaccgggtgaaagggttaactcccatttcacccgatctgcagggacagggggagtggtagtttagcccagggggggtggcttcaccccctcgtggctacgatcgctctgattggctgttgaaagtgaaactgccaatcagagcgatttgtaatatttcacccattataacgggtgaaatattacaatccagccatggccgatgctgaaatatcatcggccatggctggaaatactagtgtgcccccaccccacccctccgatcgcccccccacccccccgatctggccggtacactgctccggctcccctccgtccagtgctccgctcccccccgtgctcgtgtccgctccccccgtgctccaatcacccccccgtgctccaatcaccccccctgcactccgatccaccccccccgtgctccgttccacccccccgtgctccattccagccccccccgtgctccgttccacgccccccgcgctccgttccacccctcccgcgctccgattcccccccccgtgctccgatcccccccccgtggtccccccccaccctatcatacttaccgatccagccgtggtcccgtccgtcttctcccgggcgccgccatcttccaaaatggcgggcgcatgcgcagtgcgcccgccgaatctgccggccggcagattcgttccaaagtgcattttgatcactgagatataatctatcacagtgatcaaaataaaaaaaataaataaatgacccccccctttgtcacccccataggtagggacaataaaaaaataaagaaatttttttttttccactaatgttagaatagggttagggttaggggtagggttaggggtagggctagggttagggttagggctagggttagggttaggaatgtgcacacgtattctggtcctctgcggatttttccgctgcggatttgataaatccgcagtgctaaaccgctgcggatttatggcggatttaccgcgtttttttctgcgcatttcactgcggttttacaattgcgattttctattggagcagttgtaaaaccgctgcggaatccgcacaaagaagtgacatgctgcggaatgtaaaccgctgcgtttccgtgcagtttttccgcagcatgtgtacagcgatttttgtttcccataggtttacattgaactgtacactcatgggaaactgctgcggatccgcagcgttttccgcagcgtgtgcacatacctttagaattaggctatgtgcacacggtgctgatttggctgcggattcgcagcagtgttccatcaggtttacagtaccatgtaaacatatgaaaaaccaaatccgctgtgcccatggtgcggaaaataccgcgcgggaacgctgcgttgtattttccgcagcatgtcaattctttgtgcggattccgcagcgttttacacctgttcctcaataggaatccacaggtgaaatccgcacaaaaaacactggaaatccgcggaaaatccgcaggtaaaacgcagtgccttttacccgcggatttttcaaaaatggtgcggaaatatctcacacgaatccgcaacgtgggcacatagccttagggttagggttggaattagggttgtggttagggttaggggtgtgttggggttagtgttgtggttaggggtgtgttggggttagggttgtgattaggattatggctacagttgggattagggttaggggtgtgttggggttagtgttggagttagaattgaggggttaccactgtttaggcacatcaggggtctccaaacgcaacatggcgccaccattgattccagccaatctcgtattcaaaaagtcaaatggtgctccctcacttccgagccctgacgtgtgcccaaacagtggtttacccccacatatggggtaccagcatactcaggacaaactgcgcaacaattactggggtccaatttctcctgttacccttgtgaatctaaaaaaatgattgctaaaacataatttttgaggaaagaaaaattattttttattttcacggctctgcgttgtaaacgtctgtgaagcacttgggggttcaaagtgctcaccacatatctagataagttccttggggggtctagtttctaaaatggggtcacttgtggggggtttctactgtttaggcacaccaggggctctgcaaacgcaacgtgacacccgcagaccattccatcaaagtctgcatttcaaaagtcactacttcccttctgagccccgacgtgtgcccaaacagtggtttacccccacatatggggtatcagcgtactcaggagaaacttgacaacaacttttggggtccaatttctcctgtaacccttgggaaaataaaaaattctgggctaaataattatttttgaggaaagaaaacgtatttattattttcacggctctgcattataaacttctatgaagcacttgggggttcaaagtgctcaccacacatctagataagttcctttggggggtctagtttccaaaatagggtcacttgtggggggtttctactgttaagccacatcaggggctctgcaaacgcaacgtgacgcccacagagcattccatcaaagtctgcatttcaaaacgtcactacttcacttccgagccccggcatgtgcccaaacagtgatttacccccacatatggggtatcagcgtactcaggagaaactggacaacaacttttggggtcaaatttctcctgttacccttgggaaaataaaaaattgcaggctaaaagatcatttttgagaaaataatttttttttttattttcatggctctgcgttataaacttctgtgaagcacttgggggttcaaagtcctcaccacacatctagattagttcctttgggggtctagtttctaaaatggtgtcatttctgggggatctccaatgtttaggcacacaggggctctccaaacgtgacatggtgtccgctaatgattggagctaattttccattcaaaaagtcaaatggcgcgccttctcttccgagccctgccgagtgcccaaacagtggtttacccccacatatgaggtatcggcgtactcgggagaaattgcccaacacattttaggatccattttatcctactgcccatgtgaaaatgaaaaaattgaggcgaaaagaatttttttgtgaaaaaaaagtactttttcatttttacagatcaatttgtgaagcacctgagggtttaaagtgctcactaggcatctaaattagttccttggggggtctagtttccaaaatggggtcacttgtgggggagcgccaatgtttaggcacacaggagctatccaaacgcgacatggtgtccgctaacgatggaaataatttttcattcaaaaagtcaaatggcgctccttcccttccgagccttaccatgtgcccaaacagtggtttacctccacatgtgaggtattggtgtactcaggagaaattgcccaacacattttaggatccattttatcctgttgcccatgtgaaaatgaaaaaattgaggctaaaagaatttttttgtgaaaaaaaagtactttttcatttttacggatcaatttgtcaagcacctgggggttcaaagtgctcactatgcatctagataagttccttggggcgtctagtttccaaaatggggtcacttgtgggggagctccaatttttaggcacacgggggctctccaaacgtgacatggtgtccgctaaagagtggagccaatttttgattcaaaaagtcaaatggcgctccttcccttccaagccctgccgtgcgccaaaacagtggtttacccccacatatgaggtatcagcgtactcaggacaaattggacaacaactttcgtggttcagtttctccatttaccattgggaaaataaaaaaattgttgctaaaagataatttttgtgactaaaaagttaaatgttcattttttccttccatgttgcttctgctgctgtgaagcacctgaagggttaataaacttcttgaatgtggttttgagtaccttgaggggtgcagtttttagaatggtgtcacttttgggtattttcagccatatagacccctcaaactgacttcaaatgtgaggtggtccctaaaaaaaatggttttgtaaatttcgttgtaaaaatgacaaatcgctggtcgaattttaacccttataacttcctaacaaaaaaaaattttgtttccaaaattgtgctgatgtaaagtaaacatgtgggaaatgttatttattaactattttgtgtcacatatctctctggtttaacagaataaaaattcaaaatgtgaaaattgcgaaattttcaaaattttcgccaaatttccgtgtttatcacaaataaatgcagaatttattgacctaaatttaccactaacatgaagcccaatatgtcacgaaaaaacaatctcagaaccgctacgatccgttgaagcgttcctgagttattacctcataaagggacactggtcagaattgcaaaaaacggcaaggtctttaaggtcaaaataggctgggtcttgaaggggttaataaaaagtgAATTATATGAGGTACGCCCTCACGTGACGGTATACGGACTTGTGAAGAGAGGCAGCACCAGAGGCCCCAAAAAAGAGCAGAGGAGCTGATTGCAGATAGACCGGCCTCAGGGAATATATGGAGAGTAGAAgaagttattttttttctatttattaacCCGTTCCAGGGAGATTTAATTTACAACTCATTTTAGGCAAAATTAATTTCCCCACCCGTTTCGAGAGAATCTGCAAAATCTGACATTTTTGTGAGGTCATCTAGAATAGTCGTTCAGATCCTTACACTTGTCCATTTTTCCCACTTCTATCAAATAAGTATCATAACCACAAAATAATCAATGTTAATCACTTCTGCGGTCAGTGGTGTCGGTTTGGCCGACTTGCATATAAGACCGGATTCACACCTGCATCTTTCATACACACGAGGGTGGAAGTTCACGTCAGGAGAACTACGATCAGTAAATGTGAACCTAGCTACActgccttacgaaagtattcggccccctggaacttttcaatcttttcccacatatcatgattcaaacataaagataccaaatgtaaatttttggtgaagaatcaacaacaagtggaacacaattgtgaagttgaacgaaatttattggttattttacatttttgtggaaattcagaaactgaaaagtggggcgtgcaatattattcggcccctttgacttaatactttgttgctccaccttttgctgcgattacagctgcaggtcgcttgggttatgtctctaacagttttgtacatcgagagactgaaattcttcccctttcttccttggcaaacagctcgagctcagtgaggtttgatggagatcgtttgtgaacagcagttttcagctctttccacagattctctattggattgaggtctggactctgacttggccattctaacacctggatacgtttatttgtgaaccattctattgtagattttgctttatgtttgggatcattgtcttgttggaagacaaatctccgtcccagcctcaggtcttttgcagattccaacaggttttcttcaagaatggtcctgtatttggctccatccatcatcccatcaattttaaccatcttccctgtccctgctgaagaaaagcaagcccaaaccatgatgccgccaccaccatgtttgacagtggggatgatgtgttcagggtgatgagctgtgttgcctttacgccaaacatatagtttggcattgttgccaaaatgtttgattttggtttcatctaaccagagcaacttcttccacgtttggtgtgtctaccaggtggcttgttgcaaactttaaataacactttttatggatatctttgagaaatggctttcttcttgccactcttccataaaggccagatttgtgcagtgtacgactgattgttgtcctatggacagactgtcccacctcagctgtagatctctgcagttcatccagagtgatcatgggcctcttggctgcatctctgatcagtcttttccttgtttgagatgaaagtttaggggGACGGACGGGTCCTGGTAGATTTgcaatggtatgatactccttccatttcaatatgatcgcttgcacagagcTCCTTgggatgcttaaccccttaatgacagagccaatttggtacttaatgaccgagccaatttttacaattctgaccactgtcactttatgaggttataactctggaacgcttcaacggatcccgctgattctgagattgttttttcgtgacatattgtacttcatgttagtggtaacatttcttcgatattacttgcgattatttatgaaaaaaacggaaatatggcaaaaaattttaaaattttgcaattttcaaactttgtatttttatgcccttaaatcagagagatatgtcacaaaaaaatagttaataaataacatttcccacatgtctactttacatcagcacaattttggaaacaaaatttttttttgttagggagttataagggttaaaagttgaccagcaatttctaatttttacaacaacatttttttttagggaccacatcacatttgaagtcattttgaggggtctatatgatagaaaataacgaagtgtgacaccattctaaaaactacacccctcaaggttctcaaaaccacattcaagaagcttattaaccctttatgtgcttcacaggaactgaaacaatgtggaaggaaaaaatgaacatttaactttttttttgcaaacatcttaattcagaaccattttttttattttcacatgtgtaaaaacagaaatgtaaccataaattttgttatgcaatttctcctgaatacgccaataccccatatgtgggggtaaaccactgttagggcgcaccgcagaacttggaagtgaaggagcgatgtttgactttttcaatgcagaattggctggaattgagatcggacgccatgtcacgtttagagagcccctgatgtacctaaaaagtggaaactccccacaagtgaccccattttggaaactagaccccttaaggaacttatctagatgtgtggtgagcactttgaacccccaagtgcttcacggaagtttataacgtagagcggtgaaaataaaaaaatcgcttttgtttacacaaaaaagatcttttcgcccacaaattcttattttcacaagggtaacaggagaaattagaccacaaaagttgttgtgcgatttctcctgaatacgtcgataccccacatgtgagggtaaaccactgtttgggcgcaccgcagagcttggaagggaaggagtgccgttttactttttcaatgtagaattgtctggaattgagatcggacgccatgtcgtgtttggagagcccctgatgtgcctaaacagtagaaatcccccacaagtgaccccattttggaaactagaccccccatggaacttatctagatgtgtggtgagaactttgaatgcccaagtgcttcacagaagtttagaatgcagagtcgtgaaaataaaaaatatttttttttccacaaaaaatatattttagcccccaagtttttattttcacaagggtaacaagagaaattggaccccaaaagttgttgtccaatttgtcctgagtatgctggtaccccatatgtgggggtaaatcactgtttgggcgtacggcagagctcagaagggagggagcaccatttgactttttgagcgcaaaattggctgtcgtgtttggagaccccctgatatacctaaacagtggaaaccccccaattctagctccaaccctaaccccaacacacccctaaccctaatccgaacctgatccataatcctaattactaaccctaacgataatcacaacccttacgccaaaacaaccctaatgtcaaccctaaccataaccctaatcaaaaccctaaatccaacacacccctaatcctaatctcaaccctaacctcaaacctaaccctaatcccaatacacccctaatcacaaccctaaccttaaccctaatcccaagcgtaaccctaatgccaaccctaaccctaatactaaccctaatccaaaccctaaccctaacggatcctgcaaatgtgcccgcaggatgcgttttttgcccatagacttgtattgctgacggatcatcacggatggccacacgtcgcgtccgtcgtgcactggatcagtgttttggcggaccgtcagcacaaaaaaacgttcaatgtaatgtttttttgtacgtcgcatccgccatttctgaccgcgcgtggccgtaactccgcccctcctccccaggacataggttgggcagcggatgcgttgaaaaactacatccgctgcccacgttgtgcacaattttcacaacgtgcgtcggtatgtcgagccgatgcattgcgacggccccgtaccgacgtaagtgtgaaagaagcccaaccctaaatttagcgccaaccctaaccctaaatttagccctaaccctagccctaatcctagccctaaccctaattttagccccaactgctcttctcctgccggccagcagatggagacagatggcgggcgcactgcgcatgcgcccgccattttcttttccccagaagacgctggcggccaggaggagcagcaggaggacccagggacaccggtaagtataatagggtccccgaatccccctatttctctgtcctctgatgtgcgatcacatcagaggacagagaattacactttgctttattttttttttttgcggtcgccggtaaacagttaattaccggcgatcgcaaaacaggggtcggtaaaaccgaccccgatcatgctctttggggtctcggctacccccggtaaccgagaccccaaagattctcccggagccaccgggagccacgaggagcaccgggggagataggtatcggggggctatctgggaccccctttctctatcctatgatgtgcgatcacatcggaggacagagaaattaaaaagaaatcgcgttttgttttttttttgcgatcgccggtaaacagttaattaccggcggtcgcaaaagcggggtcggtaaaaaactcccccgaatcatgttctctggggtctcagctacccccggcagccgagaccccggagaaaatccgactcaggggggcgctatttactttttccacagcgccgttaattaaacgGCGCTgttgtttaagtacccttagcggacgccgttaaaaggcgtatcggcggtcgctaaggggttaaagttttggaaatcattttgtaatctggctttaaacgtctccacaacagtatcacggacctgcctgttgtgttccttggtcttcatgatgctctctgtgcttcaaacagaaccctgagacaatcacagagcaggtgcatttatacggagacttgattacacacaggtggattatatttatcatcattaggcatttaggacaaaattggatcattcagagatccacaatgaacttctggagtgagtttactgcattgaaagtaaaggggccgaataatattgcacgccccacttttcagtttttgaatttccacaaaaatgtaaaataaccaataaatttcgtttaacttcacaattatgttccacttgttgttgattcttcaccaaaaatttacatttggtatctttatgtttgaagcatgataggtgggaaaaggtggaaaagttccaggagggccgaatactttcgcaaggcactgtaaatgtaTCTAGTAAATGTATAAGTAGTGTGGACATACGACATGTGACTTTAGGGGGTGCACAGATGGAGTGGAGTCCAGGAGCCTACAGGGGGGCCCCACCGCAGCTTCCATTTATTAATTTACTTTTCTCTGAATAATGGAAACAGTACAAATTATTATCAGACATGCACCATAAGGTTACTTTCACTGCAATGGCAAGAGGTAATTTCCTCCACATTTGCTCTACATATCTCGCCAAACTAGTCAggcatatttaaaggggttgtccggtgaaaaacaagttatcacctgtccAGAAGATGGGTAATAAACAGGTGGGGGTCCAAACACTATGGCCCATCATCAAAACGGAGCGACAGTGGGAACGCTCGACAGCTTCTCCATTCACTGCCAATGGGGCTTGGAgcactacactctgcttctcccagTCGCCCCACAGAGAATGAATGGGGAGGGGTTAGGCTAAATTTTCTAATGGCGATAAAAGTTTCCCATTTTGCAGAGTGGGGTCCAATTATTGGGACCAACATCAATTGATCAGTAAATCATCAGATATTCAGCACATAGGTGGTAACATTTGAttattggacatcccctttaaatggcATCATGCTTCTTCAGTTCTGACAGTTATGGCGGTCACTGTACAAAATGAAGATCACATAAGCAGAGGTGAAAATTCCTGAGTAAACATTGCAGGCCTTAACTTGGCTTAGAAATGAACAGGCCTcgtttcccatagcaaccaatcagagctcctcTTTTATTTCGTAAACTGCTCTGGGAAAATGAAAGCTGAAGTGTGATTGGTTGCTATAAACAACAAGGCCAGTTTGCCCTCTCTGTGgctattacaaaaataaaaataaatcagatTTGGAGGATTTCTTATAGAAAATCTGTCCCCAACTACATGTAACACAGGGTCCTCTAGAGATTATGGACTTGCTGAACTATAAGGAGGATTTTCACCCTTAAACAGCATAAATTACACATAAAATACAAATACTAGCCTAAAAGAACAAGAAGGTGCTATCCAGTTATAGGACAGGCTGTACATAATTGGGTCGCCTATAGAACAATGGTGGTCACTCTATGAGAGTTGTATGAGGTGCGGGAGGCAAAATCCTCGCCGGACCGCCGCGTCTGCAGTCAGTTCTGGacctgtaaaaacagaaatgtggggGGTGAATATACTGATCGCGAGCCGTAGGCGCCGTCTCACCGCACGGCGATAGATTACCTGCTCAGGCACCTTGACGCTCTCGGCGCACTGAAGAAATTCCGTCACGTGCTTGGAGCAGTTTTCCACCGCCATCTGGTTTTGTTTCAGACATTGCTCAAAAGCCCCAAAGGGTTCGGCACATTGAGTACGAATCTTCCGTATTATAGGACTGAAGGGCGAAAAATGGAATATGGAGTGATGGAAACTGAACATATTCACCAAACATACGACAGTGACACATGGCGACCAATCGGCGCACAAAACCAAAATGGAGCACACGACCACCTAAGGATGTGGTGCACCGCCTCTGTCAGTGATTGGACACTTTAAGTGTCAAGCGTGGACAGGGTAAACATTGAAACAAAAGCtgcgggaatttttttttatttttaatcttttttaacctcttagtgacataTGACAGACATTTACATTATT contains:
- the CHCHD5 gene encoding coiled-coil-helix-coiled-coil-helix domain-containing protein 5 isoform X2 codes for the protein MQAALEVTAKYCRNELEEYGTCVSSKPGTWQQDCHEQKVKVAHCTSSHPIIRKIRTQCAEPFGAFEQCLKQNQMAVENCSKHVTEFLQCAESVKVPEQVQN